The nucleotide window ACTTGCCCATGCCGTCGACCATAGCACAGAGGACAGGACCGAAAACGGTCTCTGAAATATACAGCAATGACGGTGAATGCCCGATGCCGAGCTGTACGGAGGTGTTCTCAAAGTGTTTCCAGTTGCCCTCGATCCGGGCCTGGGCAAGTCCCACGAGGTTGACAGGATCGGCCAGATGGCCTTGCAGGGCCTTGGCCGCATCCGCCTCCAATCGGAGCACTTCGATCACTTCCGGCAACAATTCGTCTCGCGAGGCCTCCATGGCCTCCACCCATAAGGAGAGGTCCTCGTCGATCAGCAGGGGAACTCCGGCCACCAGCCGGGCCGTATCCACGGCGGGCGGGTCGGGGAGTTTGTCGAGGAGGTCGTCCCGCACCTTGCCCTTGGTCAGGAAGAGCGGACCGAACCGGTCGGCCAGCTCGCTGTAGGCGGGGACGCGCTTTTTGATGGATTCCAGGGTTGAATCAACGATTTTCTGTGCAGAAGCAGTCTTCATGCAGTGCTCCGTGCTCTCCGATGGGGCCGGGAAGTCGCGTTCCGACATCCCGGCCCCGGAGGGAGAGGTGGTTTTCGTTATGCCTTCATTGCCTTGAAGGGTCTCGCCAGAGTGGCGAGGAACTGCTTCTTCGACATGGGCCCGAGGTCGGCCTGGGCCACGGCGAACTCGTGATAGTTCTCCGGCTTGTCGATGAGCAGATAGATGACGTTGACTTCGTCGGGATCAGCCAGCCGTGCATCCGGGTACTGTTTCTTGAGAACGGCCAACCGGGCCTCGGCGAGCTTGAGCATGTCGCTGCGTTCACCGAAGTTCATGGTGCCGGTGGGGCACACCTTGACGCAGGCCGGCGGCATCCCGTTGTGGATGCGGTCGTTGCACATGGTGCACTTGGTCAGCACCCCGGTCTTCTCGTTGCGCCTGGGGATGTTGTACGGGCAGGACTCGCGAATTTCCTCGAACTGCTCCTTGGAGAAGTTCTTGGTCTTGTCGGTGTAGAGCACTGCGCCGGTCTTCTCGTCCCTGACGATGGCGCCTTCTATGTACAGGTCGCCCATCTCCTTGCACGGAGCCAGTTCGCAGTGGCGGCACTGGTCCGGGAAGAAGTTCCAGCGGATCACGCCGTTGTCCAGGTGCTCGCTGAAACGGACGAGTTTGTAGTTGTTGGGATTCAAATCCTGCGGGTTCTGGTGGCTGCCCCACTTGTACTGCGTGGTCTTGTTGGCGGGCAGCTCATGCCACTCCTTGCAGGCTATCTGACAACCGCGGCACGCGGTGCAGCGGGACGTATCTACGAATATCGTCTTGGGCATGGCGTACTCCTTTAGGTTGCCAGCTCGGTGAGCTTGTTGGCCTTGCGAATGTTTACGCAGCAGGCTTTGAATTCCGGGATGGTGGTGTTCGGGTCACCAACGGAAGGCGTGAGCCTGTTGGTGGAATCACCGGTACCCGGCGTGGTCCAGCCGAAGCAGAACGGCATGCCGATTTCGTGGATGATGCGTCCGTGCACCAGGAGCGGGCGCATGCGGACCGTGACCATGGCGATGGCCTCGACCCGACCGCGAATGGATTCGACAATGACGCCGTCACCGTTCTTGATGCCCTTTTCCTCGGCCAGTTCCGGGCTCATCTCGACGTAGAGCTGGGGCTCGGCCTCAAGCAGGTTGGGCACGTTGCGGGTCTCGCCGCCGCCGCACCAGTGCTCCGTCAGGCTGTACGTAGTCAGCACGACGGGGTACTCGGGATCAGCAGGCTTGCACAGCTTGTCCATGTCGCTCGTAACGAACTTGTAGACCGGGCTGTTGAGCTGCTTCGAGAACAGGTTCTTGTTTACGGGCGTTTCCACCGGCTCATAGTGCTCGGAGAACGGGCCGTCCATGCGGCCCGGGCCGAAGAGCTGGCCAAAGCCGTGCTTGTGCATGATGAACGGATAGCGTCCCTTGCCGGTGGCCATGGGCGGCCAGCCGCCGTCGGGCACGTCGCCCACCCACTTGCCGTCCTTCCACTCGATAACGGCCTTGGCCTTGTTGTACGGCCGGCCGTTGAGGTCCACGGAAGCGCGGTTGTAGAGGATGCGGCGGTTGACCGGCCAGCACCAGGCCCACTTGGGGTACAGGCCGATGTTCTTCTGCATGGCGGTCTGTTCGGTGGAGCGGCGCTTGGCCTTGTTGCCGTCTTCCTCGGTATAGGAACCGGCGTAGAGCCAGTTCAGGCTCATGGTCGAACCGTCGTCCTTCAGGGCGGTGAAGGAAGGAACCTGCTGGCCCTTCTTGTACTTCTTGCCCTTGACCTCGGCATCCTGGGTGAAACGGCCGTTGATGCGCTGGCACAGATCGTCGGGATCGTAGGCTTCCGGGTAGTCCAGCCAGGTCACGGCCTCGGGCAGCTTGCCGCCCTCCTTGGCATACAGTTTCTGCAAACGGCCCATGAAGCCGCAGAACATGTCGCCGAAGGGCTTGGCCTGGAAGGCGGGCTCCACGGCCTTGTAGTGCCAGAGCAGCCAGCGGCCGGAGTTGGTCACCGAGCCTTCCTTTTCCAACCTGTGTGCCGACGGCAGCAGGAACACCTCGGTCTTGACCTTCTTCGGGTCAACGCCGGGGCGGTGCCAGTTGTCGGTGGTCTCGGAGTGATGGAGTTCCGAAGTGACGAGCCACTCCAGGTTGTCCAGCGCCTTCCTGAGCTTGTTGGAGTTGGGCACGGAGTTCATCGGGTTGAGGCCGATGATGATGCCGCCGCGAATCTTGTTCCGGTACATGCGGTCGAAGAGATAGAGGTAGGAATAGTCCCCGCCCTTCTCGATCTTCGGCAGCAATTCGTAGCAGAAACCGTTTTCCTTGGTGGCGTGATCGCCGTACCACGCTTTCAGCAGTGAAGCGAAGTACTTGGGCTTGTGCTGCCACCAGTTGGCCGACTGCGGGTCGCCGGAAACCGGAGTATTGCCTTTGACGTACTCGTCATAGGTCTGCCAGCCGTTGTGCGGCATGGCCATGTAGCCGGGGATGATGTGGTACAGCAGGGTGTGGTCGGTGGAACCCTGAACGTTGGGCTCGCCGCGCAGGGCGTTGATGCCGCCGCCGGCCACGCCGATGTTGCCCAGCAGGAGTTGGATGATACCGGCGGAGCGGATGTTCTGCACGCCGACGGTATGCTGGGTCCAGCCCAGGGCGTACATGACCGTACCGGCCTTGTCGCCGCGACCCGTTGCCGCGAAGTTCTTGTAGACCTTCATCAGGTTTTCGGCGGAAACGCCGGTGGTGGCCGAGACGGTATCGATGTCGTACCGGCTGTAATGCTCACGCATCAGCTGGAGGACACACCGGGGGTTCTTCAACGACTTGTCCCGCTTGGGCACGCCGTTCTTGTCCAGTTCGAAGCCCCATTTGGACTTGTCGTAGGTCCGGGTCTTCTCGTCGTAACCGGTGAAGAGGCCGTCCTTGAAACCGAACTCCTTGCCCACGACGAGCGCGGCGTTGGTGTATTCAACGACGTATTCCTTGAAGTATTTCTCGTTGTCGAGGATGTACTTGATCATGCCGCCCAGGAAAGCGATATCCGTGCCGGACCGCAGGGGGACATGGAAGTCCGACCTGGCGGATGTACGGGAGAACTTCGGGTCCACATGCATGACTGTGGCGCCCTTGTCCTTGGCCTTCAACACCCACTTGAATGAGATCGGATGATGTTCGGCAGCATTACTGCCCATTATGAGGATTGAATCGGCATTCTTGATGTCGATCCAGTGGTTGGTCATCGCACCGCGTCCGAACGACTCTCCCAGAGCCGCAACAGTTGCGCTGTGTCAGATCCTTGCCTGGTGGTCCATGTGGACGACGCCCAGGCCGCGCATCGCCTGATGGGCAATTGCGCATTCTTCGTTGCCTGCGTGGGAGGTGCCCAGCAGGAACATGGATTCGAGTCGGTTGACGGTGTCGCCCTTCTCGTTCTTGAGGATAAGGTCCTTGTCCCGGGTGTCCTTGATGCGCCGCGCGATGCGGTCGAACATCCAGTCCCAGTCCTTCTCTTCCCACTTGTCGCTGTAGGGAGCGCGGTAAAGCGGCTTCTGCAGCCGGTGCTTGCCGGTGGTCATGCTGAACATGGCCGCACCCTTGGCGCACAGCGAACCTTCGTTGATGGGGTAGTCCGGGTCGCCCTCTGCGTTAACCAGCTTCCCGTCCTTGACGTAACCGATCACGTGACAGCTCACCGAACAGAACGGACAGACCGTCACAACCTCTTTTGCACCGGAAATCTTGATTCCCGAGGCATAGGCCTTGACCGGAGCCAGACTGACTCCGAGCTGCCCGAGGGTGAGACACGCCGCTGACGAGCCTGCGAGCTTCATGAAGCTTCGGCGGTCGAGTTTCATACCTGTGGCCTCCTTGCTGTTTGCCGTGCGCACTGCACCCGGCAATGGTTTCCCCGAACACGATGTTCGAGCAGCATCAAGATATCATAAAATTCAATTAAATCAATATGTTATATTTAACATATTGAAAAGGCGAGAAAGCCGCTCACTCGTATTTTTCAAGAGAAAAAGGCAGTAATTCCCGGCTTTTGGACAGGGCGTAGGACTCAACTTCACGGAACCACTCGTCAAAGCTCTTGGCAATGCCCAGGCCGTACTGCGTGAGGTGGTACCCGGCGCGGCGGCTGGCGGCCCGCTCGATGAGTTTCTGGCCGATCACTTCCTCGGTGGCCTTGATCTTGCCCCAGGCCCCCCGGTAGGACATGCCCAGGGACTCGGCCGCAGCCTTGAGGGAGCCGCACCGCTCCACCTGGCGGAGCAGTTGCAACCGGCCGAGGCCGAAAACGACGCCCCCGCTGGTTTCGAACCAGAGGTGGATCCTCATGGTGGGACCGATTCGGGTTGCGGATTTGATGGACGTGACGGGATCTGGATTCAGCATGATCTACCTCCCGAAAGGACATTTGGGGAATGTGCAGGACGCACACTCCATGCACATCCCGCCGTTGCCCAGCTTGGCAACGTCGCTGCGGGTGATGGGCAGGTCCGCCAACAGCCGGGGCAGCATCAGGTCCAGGCTGGTGGTCTTGTGGAACAGGGCGCAAGCCGGTACGCCGAGGACCCGGGCGTTGCCGATGCGGCCCACAAGGGTCATGGCTCCGGGCAGGACCGGCATGCCGTAGAGGATATCGGTCAGCCCGGCCCGGGCCAGGCCGATCCGGGTGACGTCGTCCGGGTCCACGGAAAGGCCTGCCGTGGTGATGATCAGATCGCACCCGATCTTTTCCAGTCCGCTGGCTGCGCCCGCGATCTCGACGGCGTCGTCCGGCCGTATCAGGGTCTCAACGATGCGTCCGCCGTATTGGGCCACCTTGGCCTGGATGACTTCCTCGAAACGATCCTCGATCAACCCCTTGAACACCTCGTTGCCGGTGATGAGCAGTCCGACCTTGGCGTTGCGCAGGGGAGCCACGGAAAACAGCGGCGTGCCGTTGAGGATGGCCAGGGCACGGCCGTAGATATTCCGGTCGATAAACAGGGGAATGGCCCTGGTGGCCGCCACGCGGCGCCCCTCGCGCACCAGGCTGTATTCGTGCCGCGAGGAGACGATGACGTCCTGGAGCGAGTTGAACGCGCGCTGGACCGAATCGTTGAAGACGAGGATGCCGTCGCGGGCGGCGACCATGTTGATCCGTCCCTCGCACGGTTCGCCCTCGGCCCTGACGCCGTCGCCGCACATCCGACCGGCAAAGGCCCGGGCCGCGTCGTCTTCATGGATGAACCCCGCCGGGGCTTCCTGGTCCACATACAGGTTGAAGCGGCCCATCTGCTGCAACCGGCAGACATCGCCCGCCGTGACCACGTGCCCGCGCGAAAAGGCCACTCCCTTGGACCGACCGGGAACGATGCGCGTCATGTCGTGGGCAATGGTTTTGCCGAGGCTCTCTTCCACGGGTGTGGACGGAATGGATTCCTTGATGTCCATGACCACGGTCGCGGACCTGTCGTCGAGATACGGGGAGTCCCCGGCGCAGGACCGGCAGATGGAGCCGTGAAAGTCGGGATAGGCGTCCCCGCAAATGGGACACAGGGAGATGGCTCCCTTGCTCCGCTTGCGCACGACCTCGGCTTTGACGGTCACCTTCTCCACGCTCAGCATCTCGAGCCCGTGGTCCCGGATTTCCCGGCGCAGGGCCTCGGAGTCCTGTTCCGATTTGGGACGGGTCTTCATCAGCCAGCACAGGGTATGGGGGAAGGATTCGAGCTTGGCCGGG belongs to Pseudodesulfovibrio portus and includes:
- a CDS encoding 4Fe-4S dicluster domain-containing protein, coding for MPKTIFVDTSRCTACRGCQIACKEWHELPANKTTQYKWGSHQNPQDLNPNNYKLVRFSEHLDNGVIRWNFFPDQCRHCELAPCKEMGDLYIEGAIVRDEKTGAVLYTDKTKNFSKEQFEEIRESCPYNIPRRNEKTGVLTKCTMCNDRIHNGMPPACVKVCPTGTMNFGERSDMLKLAEARLAVLKKQYPDARLADPDEVNVIYLLIDKPENYHEFAVAQADLGPMSKKQFLATLARPFKAMKA
- the fdnG gene encoding formate dehydrogenase-N subunit alpha; translated protein: MKLDRRSFMKLAGSSAACLTLGQLGVSLAPVKAYASGIKISGAKEVVTVCPFCSVSCHVIGYVKDGKLVNAEGDPDYPINEGSLCAKGAAMFSMTTGKHRLQKPLYRAPYSDKWEEKDWDWMFDRIARRIKDTRDKDLILKNEKGDTVNRLESMFLLGTSHAGNEECAIAHQAMRGLGVVHMDHQARIUHSATVAALGESFGRGAMTNHWIDIKNADSILIMGSNAAEHHPISFKWVLKAKDKGATVMHVDPKFSRTSARSDFHVPLRSGTDIAFLGGMIKYILDNEKYFKEYVVEYTNAALVVGKEFGFKDGLFTGYDEKTRTYDKSKWGFELDKNGVPKRDKSLKNPRCVLQLMREHYSRYDIDTVSATTGVSAENLMKVYKNFAATGRGDKAGTVMYALGWTQHTVGVQNIRSAGIIQLLLGNIGVAGGGINALRGEPNVQGSTDHTLLYHIIPGYMAMPHNGWQTYDEYVKGNTPVSGDPQSANWWQHKPKYFASLLKAWYGDHATKENGFCYELLPKIEKGGDYSYLYLFDRMYRNKIRGGIIIGLNPMNSVPNSNKLRKALDNLEWLVTSELHHSETTDNWHRPGVDPKKVKTEVFLLPSAHRLEKEGSVTNSGRWLLWHYKAVEPAFQAKPFGDMFCGFMGRLQKLYAKEGGKLPEAVTWLDYPEAYDPDDLCQRINGRFTQDAEVKGKKYKKGQQVPSFTALKDDGSTMSLNWLYAGSYTEEDGNKAKRRSTEQTAMQKNIGLYPKWAWCWPVNRRILYNRASVDLNGRPYNKAKAVIEWKDGKWVGDVPDGGWPPMATGKGRYPFIMHKHGFGQLFGPGRMDGPFSEHYEPVETPVNKNLFSKQLNSPVYKFVTSDMDKLCKPADPEYPVVLTTYSLTEHWCGGGETRNVPNLLEAEPQLYVEMSPELAEEKGIKNGDGVIVESIRGRVEAIAMVTVRMRPLLVHGRIIHEIGMPFCFGWTTPGTGDSTNRLTPSVGDPNTTIPEFKACCVNIRKANKLTELAT
- a CDS encoding formate dehydrogenase accessory protein FdhE — translated: MKTASAQKIVDSTLESIKKRVPAYSELADRFGPLFLTKGKVRDDLLDKLPDPPAVDTARLVAGVPLLIDEDLSLWVEAMEASRDELLPEVIEVLRLEADAAKALQGHLADPVNLVGLAQARIEGNWKHFENTSVQLGIGHSPSLLYISETVFGPVLCAMVDGMGKSLSDITWDRGYCPVCGSSPSISYLSPKEVSDLDHLVGGGGKKYLHCSLCGHDWRYRRNACVACGNDENDSREIFYVDDIRYERIEACHKCGKYCLNVDLREFEPHPHLDVVQMGLIHLDIFARNNELVPVTPTLWNAAD
- a CDS encoding winged helix-turn-helix domain-containing protein; the protein is MLNPDPVTSIKSATRIGPTMRIHLWFETSGGVVFGLGRLQLLRQVERCGSLKAAAESLGMSYRGAWGKIKATEEVIGQKLIERAASRRAGYHLTQYGLGIAKSFDEWFREVESYALSKSRELLPFSLEKYE
- a CDS encoding FmdE family protein is translated as MLNQTAGQAPGIEAGQDFTFEGFVELATWFHNYPAPGLLLGGYMVEEAKRHIPEGVLFDAVSETSWCLPDAVQLLTPCTIGNGWLRVVNAGVYAVSLFDKHTGEGVRVRLDPAKLESFPHTLCWLMKTRPKSEQDSEALRREIRDHGLEMLSVEKVTVKAEVVRKRSKGAISLCPICGDAYPDFHGSICRSCAGDSPYLDDRSATVVMDIKESIPSTPVEESLGKTIAHDMTRIVPGRSKGVAFSRGHVVTAGDVCRLQQMGRFNLYVDQEAPAGFIHEDDAARAFAGRMCGDGVRAEGEPCEGRINMVAARDGILVFNDSVQRAFNSLQDVIVSSRHEYSLVREGRRVAATRAIPLFIDRNIYGRALAILNGTPLFSVAPLRNAKVGLLITGNEVFKGLIEDRFEEVIQAKVAQYGGRIVETLIRPDDAVEIAGAASGLEKIGCDLIITTAGLSVDPDDVTRIGLARAGLTDILYGMPVLPGAMTLVGRIGNARVLGVPACALFHKTTSLDLMLPRLLADLPITRSDVAKLGNGGMCMECASCTFPKCPFGR